In Candidatus Eisenbacteria bacterium, the genomic window CGCGCGCGGGCGCGCTCGGCTTCGACCTCGCGGTCCCGCGGCTCCGCGGTGGTCACGAGCGAGTCGATGAGCTTCCTCGCGACATCCGCCACCTCGTCCACCGCCCGCTCGAACACGGCCTCGTTGGCCTTCGAAGGCTTCGTGAATCCGGATAGCTTGCGCACGAACTGGAT contains:
- a CDS encoding DUF2277 domain-containing protein, translated to MCRNIKTLFNFEPPATDEEIRAASIQFVRKLSGFTKPSKANEAVFERAVDEVADVARKLIDSLVTTAEPRDREVEAERARAR